The Candidatus Hydrogenisulfobacillus filiaventi sequence CCATGCTGCGCCGCATCATCCCGGCCGGGCTGGGCGTGGGCCTGCTCTCGGGCTTCTTCGGCATCGGGGGCGGGTTTCTCATCGTTCCCGGCTTGGTGTTCTCCACCGGCATGTCGATGATCAATGCCATCGGCACCTCCCTGTTTTCGGTGGGTGCCTTCGGCCTGACCACCGCCCTCAATTATGCCGCATCGGGCCTGGTGGACTGGCTGGTAGTGGTGGAGTACATCGCCGGCGGCATGGCGGGGGGTGTGCTGGGCGCCATGCTGGCGACCCGCCTCAGCCATCGCAAGGAAGCGTTGCAGTACATTTTTGCGGCCGTAGTGGTCGCGGTGGCCATTTACATGCTGTACAAGAACCTGGCGGTGCTGCACCTCTAGCCACCCGCCGGCGGTGGGCGCCGGCCCGGCCGGGGCCGGCGCCAGCCGGGGGCTCAGGCGCCGGCCGGGGCCAGCTGCTGCAGCACCGCCGGCAGGATGCCCCCCTGCCGGTAATAGTCCACCTCCACCGGCGTGTCGAGGCGCAGCCGTACCCGGAAGGTATGGACCCGGCCGTCCCCTGCGGTGGCGGTCACCTCCAGCAGCTGACCGGGCTCCAGCCGGCCCGGGTCATCCAGCGCCGGGATATCGTACCGCTCTGACCCGTCTAGACCCAGTTCCTGCCAGCCTTCACCATCCAGGAACTGCAGGGGCAGGATGCCCATGCCGGCCAGGTTGCTGCGGTGGATGCGCTCAAAGGAACGCGCCAGCACCGCCCGCACCCCCAACAGCGCCGGACCCTTAGCGGCCCAGTCGCGGGAGCTGCCGGTGCCGTATTCGCGGCCGGCCAGGATGAGGAGAGGGATGCCTTCCGCCCGGTAGCGTTCCGCCACGTCATAGATGGTCCCGGTTTCCCCCTCAGGCCAGTGGCGCGTCACCCCGCCTTCGGATCCCGGCACTAGCAGGTTACGCAGGCGGATATTGGCAAAGGTCCCCCGGACCATGACATGGTGATTGCCGCGGCGCGATCCGTAGGAGTTGAAGGCCTGCGGTTCCACCCCCCGCTCGCGCAGATAACGGCCGGCCGGGCTGTCGGCCGGGATGCTGCCCGCCGGGGAGATGTGGTCGGTGGTGACGGAATCCCCGAAGGCGGCCAGGACCCGCGCCCCGCGGACCGGGGGCGGGGGTACCCGCACAAAACCGGCGTCTACAAACGGCGGCTCCTGGATGTAGGTGGATCCAGCCTGCCAGGGGTAGCGCAGCCCGCCCGTCACCGGCAGGGCCTCCCATGGGGGGGTAGGATCAAACAGGTGGGCATACCGGTTCCGGAAACGGTCGGCGGTCACGGTAGCGGCGACCACCTCCGCCACTTCGGCGGGGTCCGGCCAGAGGTCGAAGAGGAACACGGGCTGCCCGTCGCGATCCTTGCCGAGCGGTTCGCGCTCCAGGTCGATGGTAACGCGGCCGGCCAGGGCATAGGCGACCACCAGCGGGGGGGAAGCCAGGTAGTTGGCCCGGGTCAGGGGATGAATGCGGCCTTCAAAGTTGCGGTTGCCCGAGAGTACCGCAGCGGCCACCAGGTCGGCGTTGCGGATGGCTGCCGCCACCTCCGGCGCCAGAGGGCCGCTGTTGCCGATACAGGTGGTGCAGCCGTAACCCACCAGGCCGAAGCCCAGGGCCTCCAACGGCTCCAGCAGGCCCGCCGCCTGCAGGTAATCGGTGGTGACCTGCGAACCCGGTGCCAGACTGGCCTTCACATAGCGGGGCGGCCGCAACCCGCGCTTCTGGGCGCGCCGGGCCAGGATCCCGGCCGCCACCATGAGCGCAGGATTGGAGGTATTGGTGCAGCTGGTGATGGCCGCGATCACCACCGAGCCATCGGTCAGGGTCTCCTCCTGGCCGTCGGCATACCGGACCCGGGCCTCGCGCCGGCCGGCACCCGCTTCCACCCCGAAACCGGCCGGACCGGCCGGGGCATGGAGGGCGAGGCGGAAGCGCTCCCCGACCTGCCCCAGCGGGATGCGGTCCTGGGGCCGTTTCGGTCCCGCCACACTCGGTTCGATGCGGTCGAGAGGGAATTCGAGCACCTCGGAATACGCCGGTTCCGGGCTGCCGGGGGTGTAGAGCAGCTGCTGGGTCTCCAGGTACCAGGCGACCAGCGCTACCCGGTCGGGGTCGCGCCCGCTGAGGGTGAGATAGCGCAAGGTCTCCTGGTCCGGGGGGAAGAAGGCGAGGGTGGCCCCGTATTCCGGGGCCATGTTGGCCATGGTGGCGCGGTCCGCCAGCGGCAGGCCGGCCAGGCCCGGCCCGAAGAACTCCACAAATTTGCCGACCACCCCGTGCCGGCGGAGCTGTTCGGTGAGGGTCAACACGGCGTCGGTGGCAGTGGTGCCCGGGGCCAGGGTGCCGGTGAGCCGCACTCCCACCACCGCCGGGATCGGGATGTAGAGGGGCTGGCCCAGGAGGTTGGCTTCCGCCTCGATGCCGCCTACGCCCCAGCCCAGGACGCTCAGGCCGTTGACCATGGTGGTATGGGAATCGGTGCCCACCACGGTGTCCGGGTAGAGGAGCGGGGTCCCGTCGGCGTCGCGGCCTTCGGCCACCACAGTGGCCAGGTACTCCAGGTTCACCTGATGCACGATGCCGCGGTCGGGCGGGACCACGCGCAGATTGCGGAAGGCCGACTGGGCCCACCGCAGGAAGGCGTAGCGCTCGCGGTTGCGGGCAAACTCCTGCTCGACGTTATAGGCGAAGGCATCCGGGGCGGCCCAGCGGTCGACCTGCACAGAATGGTCGATGACCAGGTCGACCGGGACCAGGGGGTTGACCCGGGCGGGATCCCCGCCCCGGCGGGCGACCTCATCGCGCATGGCGGCGAGGTCGGCGACCACCGGGACGCCGGTGAAGTCCTGCAGGAGCACCCGCGCCGGCTTGAACGGGATCTCCCCTTCCGGCCGCGCGGGATCCCAGGCCGCCAGCCGCCGGATGTGGTCCAGGGTAATGTGGTAGCCGTCGTGCTGGCGCAGCAGGGATTCCAGCAGCACACGCAGGGAATAGGGCAGACGGCGGACAGCCCCCAACCCGGCCGCCTCCACCGCGCCCAGGTCGGCCCAGGCGACGGTGCGGTCCTGCACGCGGGCCTGACGGCGCGAGTGGAAGGGAAAGGGCTCCTGGGGGGACGGGATGCTCACGACAGCTTCACCTCTTTCGCAGGCTGCAAAACCGGCCCGCCCGTGGGCCGGCGGGTTGACCTTCCCCATTATGCCGTGCGGGGACGGGCCTGACCAGCCGGGGGCCGGCGGGCGGTTGTCCGGGGACGCCGGCCGGGGTACGCTGGAAGGAAAGGCGGCAGAGGGAGGGCGACGGCGGATGACGGGGGAAACGGTCGATACGGGGGCGTGGCGGCGGATCCTGCAGGAACTGCTGGGTATCGAGGGGGTGGCGGTTCCACCCGATCGGCTGCCCCCCGGTCCCCCTGGCGACCCGACGGACCCCACCCGGGTAGCGGTCCCGCGGCCCGAGGGGCAGGGCCGCGCATGAATGGCGGGGAGCTTCCGTGGACGGTGGCCGCCCTGGCGCGGGCGGTCCGGGACCGTCGCCTGCGGGCGGTGGAGGTGGCGGAGGAGACCCTCCGGCGCATTGCACGCCGGGACGGGGGCCATCTCAATGCCTTTCTGGCCGTGGACGCCGGACGGGCCCGCCGGGAGGCGGCGGCGGTGGACCACCGCCTGGCGGGGGGGACCGCCCTCCCGCTGGCGGGGGTACCGGTCGGGCTGAAGGACCTGTTTGAGACCGCCGGCGTGCCGACCACAGCCGGGTCGCGCATCCTGGCGGGGTATGTCCCGACCACGGATGCCCGGGTGGTGCAGCAGCTCTCGGAGGCAGGGGCGCTGGTGCGCATCGGCAAACTCAACCTGCATGAATTCGCCTACGGGCCCACCGGCACCGTCTCGGCGGCCGGACCGGTCCGCAATCCCCATGACCCCGCCCGCATGGCGGGGGGATCCAGCAGCGGCTCGGCGGCAGCGGTAGCGGCCGGCATCCTGCCGGCAGCCTTGGGGACCGACACCGGCGGCTCGGTGCGCATCCCGGCCGCCCTCTGCGGGGTCCTCGGCCTCAAACCCACCTACGATCTGCTGAGCCGGCAGGGGGTCATCCCGCTAGCCTGGTCCCTCGACCATGTGGGCATCCTGGCTGCCAGCGCCGAGGACCTGGCCCTGGTGCTCCGGGTTCTGGCCGGTCCCGGGGTGGCCGGGACGGTTCCCCCACGCACGGAAGGCCTGCGGGTGGGGCTGCTGAGCGGGGTCAGCGACGGGGACGGGGTATGGGACGCGGAGGCCCGTGCGGTCTACCTGGAGTCCCTGGGTCGGCTGGAAACCGCCGGGCTGGTGCCGGTGCCGGTGCCGGCGCCCGGGAGCGCCTGGCCGGTGCTGTTCGACCGCTGGCGGGAGGCCCAGGCCGTGATCCTGGCTGCCGAGGCCGTTACCTATCACCGCCCCTGGCTGGCTACCCGCGCCGGCGAGTACAGCCCGGAGGTGCGTGAGCGGCTGCTGGCCCGAGCCGGTCTGCCGGCCGTCTATTACCTGGAGGCAGGCCGCGAGCGGGTGCGGGCACGGGCACTTTGGACCGCCCTGTTTCAGCAGGTGGAGCTGGCGGTGCTGCCGACGGTCCCGGTGCCGGCCCCGGTCCTGGGTGCCCGGGAGGTGCCCGGGCCGGACGGGCAACCCCGTCCGGTGGTGGCGGCGCTGTTGTACCATACCGCCCCGTTCAACCTGTTGGGCCTGCCCGCCATCAGCCTGCCGGTGGGACGCACCCCCGGCGGCCTGCCGGTAGGCCTGCAGCTGGTCGCCCCCTGGTGGGAGGAGGCGCGCCTGTTAGCCGTAGCCCGCCGCCTGGAGGAGGCGGGGGTGGTTCAGGCCCCCTCGCCCCGCTGGTAGCGGGCGATGGCTTCATCCAGGATGCGCCGCCCTTCTTCGCGGTCCCGCCAGTCCCCGATCTGGGTCTTGACCCCCTGGAGCTCCTTGTAGGTGGCGAAAAAGTGCGCGATCTCCTTCAGGATGTGCGGCGAAACGTCGTTGAGGGTTTCGATATGGTCATAGCGGGGATCGTCCGCCGCCACCGTCAGCACCTTGTGGTCGACGCCGTTCTCGTCAGCCATCTCCAGCAGGCCCACGATGCGGCCCCGCACCAGGCAGCCGGGGACGGTGGGCTGACTGATGAGCACCATCATGTCCAGGGGGTCGCCATCCTCGCCCAGGGTGTGCTCGGCAAACCCGTAGTCGACGGGGTAGTGGAACGGGGAATACAGCACCCGGTCCAGCCGCAGGCGTCCCGTTTCATGATCGATTTCATACTTGTTCTGACTGCCTTGGGGAATTTCCACCACCACGTCCACCAGGTAACGCGCATCGTCCATGGTCCCGTAGCCTCCTCTCAAGGGCGGCCAAGCCGCCTCCGGGGGAATCATAGCGCAATGCCCGTCCCCCTGCACGGCAGGCGGGGGCGCCCGCCGGGTGAAAATGTGCCGCTGGGCGGCCGGGTGGGATAAGATGGCTAGGACGGCCCCGGCGGGCGGGGGCCCGCCGCGGGCGGGGGAAAGGCAGGTTGACCATCACCGTGCAGCGACGCTGGGCCAATGTCTCCTTGCTGATTGCCCTGCTGGTCTTTGCCCTGGCCCTGGCCTTCCGGCATCTGCCCCTTTCCGGCTACCTCAAAACCATGGCCCTCGCCGCCCTGGCCGGCGGCATTGCGGACTGGTATGCCATCACGGCCGTCTTCCGGCATCCGCTCGGCATCAAATGGCTGCCGCACACCGCCATCATCTCCGCCAACCGCGAACGCATCATCGCTGCCATCGCCTCCCTGGTGGAGCAGGAACTGCTTTCCGTCCGCTATCTGGAGGACATCCTGAGCCGGGTGGAGCTG is a genomic window containing:
- the ppa gene encoding Inorganic pyrophosphatase, with amino-acid sequence MDDARYLVDVVVEIPQGSQNKYEIDHETGRLRLDRVLYSPFHYPVDYGFAEHTLGEDGDPLDMMVLISQPTVPGCLVRGRIVGLLEMADENGVDHKVLTVAADDPRYDHIETLNDVSPHILKEIAHFFATYKELQGVKTQIGDWRDREEGRRILDEAIARYQRGEGA
- a CDS encoding Amidase domain-containing protein; the encoded protein is MNGGELPWTVAALARAVRDRRLRAVEVAEETLRRIARRDGGHLNAFLAVDAGRARREAAAVDHRLAGGTALPLAGVPVGLKDLFETAGVPTTAGSRILAGYVPTTDARVVQQLSEAGALVRIGKLNLHEFAYGPTGTVSAAGPVRNPHDPARMAGGSSSGSAAAVAAGILPAALGTDTGGSVRIPAALCGVLGLKPTYDLLSRQGVIPLAWSLDHVGILAASAEDLALVLRVLAGPGVAGTVPPRTEGLRVGLLSGVSDGDGVWDAEARAVYLESLGRLETAGLVPVPVPAPGSAWPVLFDRWREAQAVILAAEAVTYHRPWLATRAGEYSPEVRERLLARAGLPAVYYLEAGRERVRARALWTALFQQVELAVLPTVPVPAPVLGAREVPGPDGQPRPVVAALLYHTAPFNLLGLPAISLPVGRTPGGLPVGLQLVAPWWEEARLLAVARRLEEAGVVQAPSPRW
- the citB gene encoding aconitate hydratase (bifunctional aconitase) (Evidence 2a : Function from experimental evidences in other organisms; PubMedId : 9642180, 10468622, 10656796, 14636591, 16395550, 16923907, 22720735, 23354745; Product type e : enzyme), with the protein product MSIPSPQEPFPFHSRRQARVQDRTVAWADLGAVEAAGLGAVRRLPYSLRVLLESLLRQHDGYHITLDHIRRLAAWDPARPEGEIPFKPARVLLQDFTGVPVVADLAAMRDEVARRGGDPARVNPLVPVDLVIDHSVQVDRWAAPDAFAYNVEQEFARNRERYAFLRWAQSAFRNLRVVPPDRGIVHQVNLEYLATVVAEGRDADGTPLLYPDTVVGTDSHTTMVNGLSVLGWGVGGIEAEANLLGQPLYIPIPAVVGVRLTGTLAPGTTATDAVLTLTEQLRRHGVVGKFVEFFGPGLAGLPLADRATMANMAPEYGATLAFFPPDQETLRYLTLSGRDPDRVALVAWYLETQQLLYTPGSPEPAYSEVLEFPLDRIEPSVAGPKRPQDRIPLGQVGERFRLALHAPAGPAGFGVEAGAGRREARVRYADGQEETLTDGSVVIAAITSCTNTSNPALMVAAGILARRAQKRGLRPPRYVKASLAPGSQVTTDYLQAAGLLEPLEALGFGLVGYGCTTCIGNSGPLAPEVAAAIRNADLVAAAVLSGNRNFEGRIHPLTRANYLASPPLVVAYALAGRVTIDLEREPLGKDRDGQPVFLFDLWPDPAEVAEVVAATVTADRFRNRYAHLFDPTPPWEALPVTGGLRYPWQAGSTYIQEPPFVDAGFVRVPPPPVRGARVLAAFGDSVTTDHISPAGSIPADSPAGRYLRERGVEPQAFNSYGSRRGNHHVMVRGTFANIRLRNLLVPGSEGGVTRHWPEGETGTIYDVAERYRAEGIPLLILAGREYGTGSSRDWAAKGPALLGVRAVLARSFERIHRSNLAGMGILPLQFLDGEGWQELGLDGSERYDIPALDDPGRLEPGQLLEVTATAGDGRVHTFRVRLRLDTPVEVDYYRQGGILPAVLQQLAPAGA